A genomic region of Bacillus marinisedimentorum contains the following coding sequences:
- the ytxJ gene encoding bacillithiol system redox-active protein YtxJ, whose translation MGKVKVETVAEFKKLLEGKKNFLFVKHSLTCPISAQAFEAYGHFTEDYPEVETFYLHVQEARELSNYIAEVTGVKHESPQALLFEAGRVSWNESHWNITYDTLQNKMLK comes from the coding sequence TTGGGGAAAGTAAAAGTTGAAACAGTGGCAGAATTTAAGAAACTTCTTGAAGGAAAAAAGAATTTCCTTTTCGTTAAACACAGCCTGACATGCCCGATAAGCGCCCAGGCTTTTGAGGCATATGGACATTTTACAGAAGATTATCCAGAGGTGGAAACATTTTATTTACATGTACAGGAAGCGCGTGAACTTTCTAACTATATTGCTGAAGTAACCGGAGTGAAGCATGAATCTCCGCAAGCATTGCTTTTCGAGGCAGGCCGGGTATCCTGGAATGAATCTCATTGGAACATCACATATGACACCCTGCAAAATAAGATGCTTAAATAG
- a CDS encoding YtxH domain-containing protein — MENENQNNNSNQTNNNESNINAKDFMIGSLIGGIVGAAAALLMAPKSGKELRTDLNDQTSRIKEKTNEWSTTAKDRSNEISTRARGKVEDIRQRVNEGKSKWQEKRSASQEDILEEVEEVKEEVEATKQSVQDHKEDLEAMEADVKEEVEATKQSLDDHKEDLEQELEEKKQPAASKELEDEKLDEK; from the coding sequence ATGGAAAACGAGAACCAGAACAACAACAGCAACCAGACAAACAATAATGAAAGCAACATCAATGCAAAGGATTTCATGATCGGAAGCCTTATCGGAGGAATTGTTGGTGCAGCCGCAGCCCTATTAATGGCTCCAAAGTCAGGGAAAGAGCTTCGTACAGACCTGAATGACCAGACTAGCAGGATTAAAGAAAAAACAAACGAGTGGTCCACGACAGCAAAAGACAGAAGCAATGAGATCTCAACCAGGGCGCGCGGAAAAGTTGAAGACATCCGCCAGCGGGTAAATGAAGGCAAATCAAAATGGCAGGAAAAGCGCAGCGCTTCCCAGGAGGATATCCTTGAGGAAGTAGAAGAAGTGAAAGAGGAAGTGGAGGCGACCAAACAAAGCGTCCAGGACCACAAGGAAGACCTGGAGGCAATGGAAGCTGATGTCAAAGAGGAAGTGGAGGCGACCAAACAAAGCCTCGATGACCATAAAGAAGACCTTGAGCAGGAGCTTGAAGAAAAAAAGCAACCGGCGGCATCCAAAGAACTGGAAGATGAGAAGCTGGATGAAAAGTAA